The Gracilimonas sp. genome includes a region encoding these proteins:
- the hisB gene encoding imidazoleglycerol-phosphate dehydratase HisB has translation MLIAITKNALSDPDEKFSFRKNSLISLKRICESGHTLLIEDAEISEEQALLLDQEHISYEKEGEADLVISGSEQQLKLLKVENELLSSENWEAVVRFITREARKASLQRKTNETDISININLDGTGKADISTGLNFFDHMLDQIARHGLIDLKLSCKGDLEVDEHHTIEDVAIALGEVITKALGNKKGIERYGFVLPMDEAQATVAIDLSGRPFLVFEGDFMREYVGDMPTEMIKHFFYSLAMNLKATIHVSFSGENDHHKIEACFKGLARALKMAIEQNGRIKNLIPSSKGTL, from the coding sequence ATGTTAATAGCTATCACAAAAAATGCACTTTCCGATCCTGATGAGAAGTTCAGTTTCAGGAAGAATTCTCTTATCTCATTAAAAAGGATCTGTGAGTCCGGCCATACTTTATTGATAGAGGATGCGGAGATTTCTGAAGAACAGGCTTTATTGTTGGACCAAGAGCACATCTCCTATGAAAAAGAAGGAGAAGCTGATTTAGTGATTTCCGGTTCTGAACAGCAGCTGAAACTGCTTAAAGTAGAGAACGAGCTGCTGTCCTCTGAAAACTGGGAAGCTGTGGTGAGGTTCATTACCCGGGAAGCCCGAAAGGCATCTCTTCAGCGGAAGACCAATGAAACGGATATCAGTATCAATATAAACCTGGACGGAACCGGAAAGGCCGATATATCTACCGGATTGAACTTTTTTGATCATATGCTGGATCAAATTGCACGCCATGGGTTAATTGACCTTAAATTGAGTTGCAAAGGGGATCTGGAAGTGGACGAACATCATACCATTGAAGATGTGGCCATCGCATTGGGTGAAGTGATTACCAAAGCCCTTGGAAATAAGAAGGGAATTGAGCGCTATGGCTTTGTTCTGCCGATGGATGAAGCACAGGCTACAGTGGCGATAGACCTGTCCGGGCGTCCGTTTTTAGTGTTTGAAGGCGACTTCATGAGAGAGTATGTAGGCGATATGCCTACCGAGATGATTAAACATTTTTTTTATAGCCTGGCAATGAACTTGAAGGCAACGATTCATGTTAGCTTTTCAGGTGAAAATGATCACCATAAAATTGAAGCATGCTTTAAGGGTTTAGCCCGGGCTTTAAAGATGGCTATAGAACAGAACGGGCGCATCAAAAATCTGATCCCAAGTTCAAAAGGGACGTTGTAG
- the hisH gene encoding imidazole glycerol phosphate synthase subunit HisH has protein sequence MIGIIKYKAGNTASVANALDRLGAQFFFAETPEELEQAKAVIFPGVGHAGAAMKSLEEKGVDQWLKLTDKPVLGICVGMQLLFESSTEGDTVGLGIIPGSLKKFDETQAKVPHMGWNKLHDPQKHAILKNLIDKHYLYFVHSYYAPVGEYTLATCNYINDFSAIVAKDNFVGVQFHPEKSGSVGSMILQNFLDMVYSPEKVKI, from the coding sequence ATGATAGGAATCATCAAGTATAAGGCCGGAAACACTGCCTCTGTCGCAAATGCACTGGACAGACTGGGCGCACAATTTTTCTTTGCAGAAACCCCTGAAGAGCTGGAACAGGCAAAAGCAGTGATATTTCCCGGTGTTGGACACGCCGGTGCAGCTATGAAATCGCTCGAAGAAAAGGGAGTGGATCAATGGCTGAAACTTACAGATAAACCGGTTTTGGGAATTTGTGTGGGAATGCAGCTATTATTTGAGTCCTCCACGGAAGGTGATACGGTTGGCCTTGGGATTATTCCCGGCTCCCTAAAGAAGTTTGACGAGACCCAGGCGAAAGTACCACACATGGGGTGGAATAAACTACATGATCCCCAAAAGCATGCTATTCTCAAAAACCTGATTGACAAACACTACCTCTACTTTGTGCACAGCTATTACGCACCGGTAGGTGAATATACCCTGGCAACCTGTAACTATATCAATGATTTTTCGGCCATCGTTGCCAAAGACAACTTCGTTGGGGTACAATTTCACCCTGAAAAATCAGGCAGCGTGGGATCCATGATTTTGCAAAACTTTCTCGACATGGTGTACTCCCCTGAAAAAGTGAAGATTTAA